In Gimesia chilikensis, the following proteins share a genomic window:
- a CDS encoding arylsulfatase, whose product MDAKILQRERHTMLSRSLLVLLLSFLATFSATVEARAADKPNILVIWGDDVGMWNISAYHRGMMGGTTPNIDRLAKEGMIFMGHYAQASCTAGRASFILGQYPIRTGLSTVGLPGAKEGIKESDPTLAQMLKPHGYATGQFGKNHLGDRDEHLPTNHGFDEFFGILYHLNAGEYPEQYDYPKDEKVQENRKLKQRGVIHSKAKPDGTQDVKDLGPWGRERQRNLDQEVLVESKRFISEAVKDDKPFFVWHNTTRMHYRTNLNKEYEGKTGYGLYADGMAEMDDDVGELLDLLEELKVADNTIVMFSTDNGAPCNSWPDGGNHPFHGQKGAGGWEGGFRVPMLVKWKGHIPAGTATGEFMTMEDWIPTLMAWVGEKNIKGELRKGKTIGGRNYKVHLDGYDQSDLLLNEGKTKRKEFFYFTEAKFHGVRYGDWKMLFVDQERWFRAEQPSLSTPIITNLKLDPFERFHEARGYDEWAENRSWLIGQVGPLMTEFIDTFKEFPPSQKSLSLEVGDVSKIINSQSMSR is encoded by the coding sequence ATGGATGCGAAGATTCTCCAACGCGAAAGGCATACCATGTTGTCAAGATCCCTGCTTGTCCTCCTGCTGTCGTTCCTGGCCACTTTCTCAGCCACGGTTGAAGCCCGTGCCGCTGATAAACCGAACATCCTTGTCATCTGGGGCGATGATGTCGGGATGTGGAACATCAGCGCCTATCATCGTGGCATGATGGGCGGCACGACTCCGAACATCGACCGTCTAGCTAAAGAGGGAATGATCTTCATGGGGCACTATGCCCAGGCCTCCTGCACGGCCGGGCGGGCCTCGTTCATCCTCGGCCAGTACCCCATCCGGACCGGTCTCAGCACAGTCGGGCTTCCCGGGGCGAAGGAGGGCATTAAGGAGAGCGACCCCACACTTGCCCAGATGCTGAAACCCCACGGATACGCGACCGGGCAATTTGGTAAGAACCACCTCGGCGACCGTGACGAACACCTGCCGACGAATCACGGCTTCGATGAGTTCTTCGGCATCCTCTATCACCTCAACGCCGGCGAGTACCCCGAGCAGTACGACTATCCAAAGGATGAGAAGGTTCAGGAGAACCGTAAGCTGAAGCAGCGCGGTGTGATTCACTCCAAGGCTAAGCCGGATGGCACGCAGGATGTGAAAGACCTCGGCCCGTGGGGACGCGAGCGGCAACGCAACCTGGACCAGGAGGTGCTCGTCGAGTCGAAGCGATTCATTAGCGAGGCCGTGAAGGACGACAAGCCGTTCTTCGTGTGGCACAACACGACCCGCATGCACTACCGTACGAATCTCAACAAGGAGTACGAGGGAAAGACCGGCTACGGCCTCTACGCCGACGGCATGGCGGAGATGGACGACGACGTGGGCGAACTGCTCGACCTGCTCGAGGAACTGAAGGTCGCAGATAACACGATCGTGATGTTCTCAACCGACAACGGCGCTCCATGTAACAGCTGGCCGGATGGCGGCAACCACCCCTTCCACGGACAGAAAGGGGCTGGAGGCTGGGAAGGGGGCTTCCGCGTCCCGATGCTCGTCAAGTGGAAGGGCCACATTCCTGCCGGCACCGCTACCGGCGAATTCATGACGATGGAAGACTGGATTCCCACGCTGATGGCCTGGGTCGGCGAGAAGAACATCAAGGGGGAACTGAGGAAGGGCAAGACGATCGGCGGCCGCAATTACAAGGTTCACCTCGACGGGTACGACCAGAGCGACCTGCTGTTGAACGAGGGCAAGACGAAGCGGAAGGAGTTCTTCTATTTCACGGAGGCCAAGTTCCACGGCGTTCGCTACGGCGACTGGAAGATGCTGTTCGTCGACCAGGAGCGGTGGTTCCGAGCCGAACAACCGAGCCTCTCGACTCCGATCATCACCAACCTGAAGCTTGATCCGTTCGAGCGGTTCCACGAGGCCCGTGGCTACGATGAGTGGGCCGAGAACCGCAGTTGGCTGATCGGCCAGGTCGGCCCGCTGATGACCGAGTTCATCGACACATTCAAGGAGTTTCCTCCCAGCCAGAAGAGCCTGTCGTTGGAAGTGGGCGATGTCAGCAAGATCATCAACTCGCAGTCGATGAGCCGCTGA
- a CDS encoding helicase HerA domain-containing protein, translating into MTDQPYEKLGAFYLGKEYDLPTGSLTDNLVLYDSKDLTTHAVCVGMTGSGKTGLCLSLLEEAAIDDIPVIAIDPKGDLGNLLLNFPDLKPADFRPWIEESEAVRKGKTPDEYARATADLWKKGLADWQQDADRIARLRDAVDMAIYTPGSSAGLPISVLKSFDAPSDAVLNDSDALRDRILSAVSGLLALLKIDADPINSREHILISNLLSQAWKEKRNLSVASLIQEIQAPPFDKIGFLDLETFYPAKDRMALSLQLNNLLASPGFEAWMQGEALNIANLLTTRAGKPRISILSIAHLSDSERMFFVTVLLNEVLAWVRSQSGTSSLRAILYMDEVYGYFPPTANPPSKTPMLTLLKQARAFGLGVVLSTQNPVDLDYKGLSNTGTWFIGRLQTERDKARVLDGLESASGTAGSQFHRQQMEAILSDLGSRVFLLHNVHEDAPVVFHTRWALSYLRGPLTRTQIQTLMDPRKQALADETLTTVTSAPGTTEPTTAAEPDQPPLIPPDIKQRVFRASSMLPQGSRLVYRPGVLGLAKLRYADAKSKVDLWQDVALLISLTGDVPESLWEEATPIPVGDLDYQDQPADQACFSGVDTTLTRKKQYGTWEKDLKNYLYQERPLKLWFSADPKLYSDPDETEADFRARLKLLLREERDLQIEKLRAKYASKLETIQNRIRTAEERVAREESQYSDKKMSSFLSIGTTIFGAIMGRKIASATNVRKASTAARSVGRAAKEYDDIERAQEALKVQQQKYEELEAEFQQELDELEAPIRPEDLEIEEYLVRPRKSDLMINEVAFTWLPWSVDEATGISEPLYQRDVR; encoded by the coding sequence ATGACTGACCAACCCTATGAGAAACTAGGCGCCTTCTACCTCGGTAAAGAATACGATCTCCCCACCGGGTCGCTCACCGACAACCTCGTTCTGTATGACAGCAAAGACCTCACGACCCACGCGGTCTGTGTCGGCATGACGGGCAGTGGCAAGACGGGCCTCTGTCTCTCGCTGCTCGAAGAAGCCGCCATCGATGACATCCCCGTGATCGCCATCGACCCCAAGGGGGACCTCGGCAACCTGCTGCTCAATTTTCCCGATCTGAAACCGGCCGACTTCCGCCCCTGGATCGAAGAAAGCGAAGCCGTCCGCAAGGGGAAGACACCCGATGAATACGCCCGCGCAACCGCGGACCTCTGGAAGAAAGGCCTCGCCGACTGGCAGCAGGACGCCGACCGCATCGCCCGGCTCCGTGACGCCGTCGACATGGCCATCTACACCCCGGGCAGCAGCGCCGGCCTCCCCATCTCGGTCCTCAAATCGTTCGACGCCCCCAGCGATGCGGTCCTGAATGACAGCGACGCCCTGCGGGATCGGATCCTCTCCGCCGTCTCCGGACTGCTGGCCCTGCTCAAAATCGATGCCGACCCGATCAACAGCCGCGAACATATTCTGATCTCCAATCTGCTCAGCCAGGCCTGGAAAGAAAAACGCAACCTCTCGGTCGCCAGCCTGATTCAGGAAATCCAGGCGCCCCCCTTCGACAAGATCGGCTTCCTCGACCTGGAAACCTTCTACCCCGCCAAAGACCGCATGGCCCTCTCTCTGCAGTTGAACAACCTGCTCGCCTCCCCCGGCTTCGAAGCCTGGATGCAGGGCGAAGCACTCAATATCGCCAACCTGCTGACGACCCGCGCAGGCAAGCCGCGCATCTCGATCCTCTCCATCGCCCACCTCTCGGATTCCGAGCGGATGTTCTTCGTCACCGTCCTGCTCAATGAAGTCCTGGCCTGGGTCCGCAGCCAGTCGGGAACGTCCAGCCTCCGCGCCATCCTCTACATGGATGAAGTCTACGGCTACTTCCCCCCGACCGCCAATCCCCCTTCCAAAACGCCCATGCTGACGCTGCTCAAACAGGCCCGCGCTTTCGGACTGGGCGTCGTCCTCTCCACCCAGAACCCCGTCGACCTCGACTACAAAGGGCTCTCCAATACAGGCACCTGGTTCATCGGTCGCCTGCAGACCGAGCGGGACAAGGCCCGCGTGCTGGACGGCCTGGAAAGCGCGTCGGGAACCGCAGGCAGCCAATTCCACCGTCAGCAGATGGAAGCCATCCTCTCCGACCTCGGTAGCCGCGTCTTCCTGTTGCACAACGTTCATGAAGATGCCCCCGTCGTCTTCCACACCCGCTGGGCCCTCTCGTACCTCCGTGGCCCCCTGACACGCACACAGATCCAGACGCTCATGGATCCCCGCAAACAGGCGCTCGCCGACGAAACGCTAACCACGGTCACCAGCGCCCCGGGCACCACCGAACCCACTACAGCCGCCGAGCCCGATCAGCCACCGTTGATTCCCCCCGACATCAAACAACGCGTCTTCCGCGCCTCCAGCATGCTCCCCCAGGGCAGCAGACTGGTCTACCGGCCCGGCGTGCTCGGCCTGGCGAAGCTCCGCTATGCCGATGCCAAATCGAAAGTTGACCTCTGGCAGGATGTCGCTCTGTTGATCTCCCTCACCGGCGATGTCCCCGAGAGCCTCTGGGAAGAGGCCACTCCCATCCCCGTCGGCGATCTCGACTACCAGGACCAGCCTGCAGACCAGGCCTGTTTCTCTGGTGTCGACACCACTCTGACTCGCAAAAAACAATACGGCACCTGGGAAAAAGATCTGAAGAACTACCTCTACCAGGAACGACCGCTGAAACTCTGGTTCAGCGCCGATCCCAAACTCTATTCCGATCCGGACGAAACCGAAGCCGACTTCCGCGCCCGGCTCAAACTGCTCCTGCGCGAAGAACGCGATCTGCAGATCGAAAAACTCCGCGCGAAATACGCTTCCAAACTTGAGACCATCCAGAACCGCATTCGCACCGCGGAAGAACGCGTTGCCCGCGAAGAGTCCCAGTACAGCGACAAAAAAATGAGCTCCTTCCTCTCCATCGGCACCACCATCTTCGGAGCCATCATGGGTCGTAAAATCGCCAGCGCGACGAACGTCCGCAAAGCCTCCACCGCGGCCCGCAGCGTCGGTCGCGCCGCAAAGGAATACGACGACATCGAACGCGCCCAGGAAGCCCTCAAAGTCCAGCAGCAGAAATACGAGGAACTCGAGGCCGAGTTCCAGCAGGAACTGGATGAGCTCGAAGCCCCCATCCGTCCCGAGGACCTCGAAATCGAAGAGTACCTCGTCCGCCCCCGCAAATCCGATCTGATGATCAACGAAGTCGCCTTCACCTGGCTCCCCTGGTCCGTCGACGAAGCCACCGGCATCAGCGAACCCCTCTACCAAAGGGACGTCCGTTAG
- a CDS encoding acyl-CoA thioesterase produces MHRIYEYHHLVTNDEIDGLGHVNNVVYLKWLQDAAVAHSGANGWPARRYREQGIGWVARSHFIEYLQPAFVDQEIIVQTWISNLQKVKSLRKYRIIRPADSELLVRAETNWAFVNYQSLSPCRIPTEVSECFSVISDEEAPEQAAFSEKFTDKT; encoded by the coding sequence ATGCATCGTATTTATGAATACCATCATTTGGTGACCAATGATGAAATCGACGGACTGGGCCACGTCAACAATGTCGTTTACCTCAAATGGCTGCAGGACGCCGCTGTCGCCCACTCGGGAGCCAACGGCTGGCCCGCCCGCCGCTATCGCGAACAGGGAATCGGCTGGGTCGCCCGCAGTCACTTCATCGAATACCTGCAGCCCGCGTTCGTCGATCAGGAAATCATCGTGCAGACCTGGATCTCCAATCTGCAGAAGGTCAAATCCCTGCGCAAATATCGCATCATCCGTCCCGCTGATTCTGAACTGCTCGTCCGGGCCGAGACCAACTGGGCCTTCGTGAATTACCAGTCCCTCTCCCCCTGCCGCATCCCCACAGAGGTCTCGGAATGTTTCTCCGTCATCTCCGATGAAGAAGCCCCCGAGCAGGCTGCATTTTCTGAGAAGTTCACGGACAAAACGTGA
- a CDS encoding sugar phosphate isomerase/epimerase family protein, translating into MAVPSETQFNQETSRREFLKSASLAGFGALAAGSLITDTVLSAGVQKKTAPEHLKLSLAAYSFNRDLQKYWPTPRKRKTPATMDIMDFVRYCGELKLDGCELTSYYFPNPVSEDYLKETKDLVGSLGMEVSGTAIGNDFCLPVGKARDEQLEMTRNWIDYAAILGAPVIRIFAGRVPKGGNEAEAIKMCQKGINESLKYAEQKGVSLALENHGGITSTPEQMMRIIDGINKSPNFGVNFDSGNFRTEHPYADLEKIAPLAINAQIKVEMGARGEEKPADIPRIVKILKDANYKNFIVLEYEADEPPKEAIPGYIKQLRKLI; encoded by the coding sequence ATGGCAGTTCCTTCAGAGACCCAATTCAACCAGGAAACCAGCAGACGCGAATTTCTGAAATCAGCCTCCCTGGCCGGTTTCGGTGCCCTCGCAGCAGGTTCTTTGATCACAGACACAGTTTTGTCCGCCGGTGTTCAGAAAAAAACGGCTCCCGAACATCTGAAACTGAGTCTGGCCGCCTATTCTTTCAACCGGGATCTGCAGAAATACTGGCCCACGCCCCGCAAACGCAAAACCCCCGCTACCATGGATATCATGGATTTCGTGCGCTACTGCGGCGAGCTGAAACTGGATGGCTGCGAGTTGACCAGCTACTACTTCCCCAACCCGGTCAGTGAAGACTACCTGAAAGAGACGAAAGACCTCGTCGGCTCTCTGGGTATGGAAGTCTCCGGCACCGCCATCGGTAACGACTTCTGTCTGCCGGTAGGCAAAGCCCGCGATGAACAGCTGGAAATGACCCGCAACTGGATCGACTACGCCGCCATTCTGGGTGCGCCCGTCATCCGGATTTTCGCCGGTCGTGTTCCCAAGGGTGGCAACGAAGCAGAAGCCATCAAGATGTGCCAGAAAGGGATTAACGAATCGCTGAAGTATGCGGAACAGAAAGGCGTCAGCCTCGCGTTGGAAAATCATGGCGGCATTACTTCCACCCCGGAACAGATGATGCGGATTATTGATGGCATCAACAAATCGCCCAACTTTGGCGTGAACTTCGACAGCGGTAACTTCCGCACCGAACATCCCTACGCAGACCTGGAAAAGATCGCTCCCCTGGCGATCAACGCCCAGATCAAAGTCGAAATGGGTGCCCGTGGGGAAGAAAAACCGGCCGACATTCCCCGGATCGTAAAAATTCTCAAGGACGCAAACTACAAGAACTTCATCGTCCTGGAGTATGAAGCCGATGAACCACCCAAAGAAGCAATTCCCGGCTACATCAAGCAGCTGCGCAAGCTGATTTGA
- a CDS encoding transposase, with the protein MFPNQAGKMVQRLWMKLNEKYPQIILHEMVVMPNHIHGIIQIDHQVETEASSPSVAICMQWFKTMTTNEYLQGVRQQDWQAFLKRLWQRSYYEHIIRDEEAYHEITEYIKTNPGNWGKDKYFM; encoded by the coding sequence ATGTTTCCCAATCAAGCTGGTAAAATGGTTCAACGATTGTGGATGAAACTGAACGAGAAATATCCACAGATCATACTGCATGAAATGGTCGTAATGCCCAACCATATTCATGGGATCATTCAGATTGATCATCAAGTTGAAACAGAAGCGTCTTCTCCATCCGTAGCTATATGTATGCAGTGGTTCAAGACAATGACCACAAACGAGTATCTGCAAGGTGTCAGACAACAGGACTGGCAGGCATTTCTGAAACGTTTATGGCAACGCAGTTATTACGAGCACATTATTCGTGACGAAGAGGCGTATCACGAGATTACAGAATACATCAAAACGAATCCCGGGAACTGGGGGAAAGATAAATATTTCATGTAG
- a CDS encoding DUF5658 family protein, whose amino-acid sequence MDETDPQPNENKSGRSFLGNQLPLERETCIFILVNALDVFMTYLLLVTGSFRESNQLANYFIAHWGIRGMVYFKFSLVAVVTVIAQIVARKKMETGRKLLNFGSLIVAGVVIYSFVLLMRSGYLFK is encoded by the coding sequence ATGGATGAAACCGATCCGCAACCCAATGAAAATAAATCAGGCCGCTCGTTCCTGGGGAATCAACTTCCTCTGGAGCGGGAGACCTGCATCTTTATTCTGGTCAATGCACTGGATGTGTTTATGACCTACCTGCTGCTGGTCACCGGAAGTTTCCGCGAGTCCAACCAGTTGGCCAACTACTTCATCGCCCATTGGGGCATCCGGGGGATGGTCTACTTCAAGTTCTCCCTGGTCGCCGTGGTGACGGTGATTGCCCAGATCGTGGCCCGCAAAAAGATGGAGACCGGTCGCAAGCTGTTGAACTTCGGCTCATTGATCGTCGCGGGCGTCGTCATCTACAGCTTCGTACTGCTGATGCGCTCGGGCTACCTGTTTAAATAA
- a CDS encoding ExeA family protein, which produces MYYDFWNLSQAPFSQQQDLALFFESELHEEALARLLFVAEEQKKCSLFSGPSGTGKSLTLKACQQILTRSSCQCEYLDLLGLGEEEFLWQLCAQLRLGPAHETPLPQLWRQLTDCLTGMQLTQGRLLLLLDHVDLSRLEALHAVERLLHTGNQQFPSLSLVLTMDETSSPQAERAAQISDLSIELTALDSEMTENYIQHRLSLSGCADSVFTTDAIKEIHRSTHGFPTRINQICDLALLAGYEQNLNEIDAEVIRRAQREINGAPAHVNRISEAIQGV; this is translated from the coding sequence ATGTACTACGACTTCTGGAATTTGTCACAGGCACCCTTTTCTCAACAACAGGATCTGGCGCTGTTCTTTGAAAGTGAACTCCATGAAGAGGCCCTGGCCCGTCTGCTGTTCGTGGCAGAGGAACAGAAAAAATGCAGTCTGTTTAGCGGTCCTTCCGGCACCGGAAAGTCACTCACATTAAAAGCCTGCCAGCAGATTCTGACCCGCAGTTCCTGTCAGTGTGAATACCTGGACCTGCTGGGACTCGGAGAAGAAGAGTTTCTCTGGCAGCTCTGTGCCCAACTGCGTCTCGGCCCTGCCCATGAGACCCCACTGCCTCAACTCTGGAGACAGCTCACCGACTGTCTGACCGGCATGCAACTCACCCAGGGTCGACTCCTGCTGCTGCTGGATCACGTTGATCTGAGCCGCCTGGAAGCACTGCACGCCGTCGAGCGTCTGTTGCACACCGGCAATCAGCAGTTCCCCAGTCTCTCTCTGGTGCTGACGATGGACGAAACCAGCTCGCCCCAGGCAGAGCGTGCCGCACAGATTTCCGATCTGTCGATCGAACTGACGGCACTGGATTCGGAAATGACCGAAAATTATATTCAGCATCGCCTGAGCCTCTCCGGTTGTGCCGACTCGGTCTTCACCACAGATGCGATTAAAGAAATTCACCGGTCCACACACGGATTCCCGACCCGGATCAATCAAATCTGCGATCTGGCACTGCTCGCCGGATATGAACAGAATCTGAACGAAATCGACGCCGAAGTGATCCGCAGGGCACAACGTGAAATTAATGGTGCACCTGCACACGTCAACCGCATTTCCGAAGCCATCCAGGGTGTATAG
- the leuS gene encoding leucine--tRNA ligase, whose product MPRYDAKRIETKWQAYWDQHETFKTGDFVEGKDKLYVLDMFPYPSGDGLHVGHPEGYTATDIVCRHARMQGKQVLHPMGWDAFGLPAEQHAIKTGTPPRITTQKNIDTFRRQLKMLGFSYDWSREFSTTDPDYFRWTQWIFLQLFDSWFDNECKWTGPDGKERTGRARPISELPIPEKVQAAGEEAVRRYQDRQRLAYQHEAPVNWCPKLGTVLANEEIIDGKSERGGHPVERVPLRQWMLRITKYGDRLVDGLEGLDWSDSIKSLQTNWIGRSEGAEVDFFIGSGDPEADVYAEFDNWKAKRRSAGFPEDQEADVLRVYTTRPDTLYGATYMVLAPEHPFVDRLTSADQKAAVDTYRKQAALKSDLDRTDLAKEKTGVFTGSYAVNPVNGTRVPVWIADYVLSSYGTGAIMAVPAHDLRDWEFAVEFDLQIIAVVEPPADYTPSKDEQALEAEIDGQKRTPFSGFGTAINSGAFDGTPTADFKKQITADLVSQGVGKGAVNYRLRDWLFSRQHFWGEPFPIWHELDADGNITGLMRAEAAENLPVELPELKEFKPTGTPEPPLSVAPEEWLYKTDADGTRLMREVNSMPQWAGSCWYYLRYADPKNGERFIDPEIEKQWLPVDLYIGGGEHAVLHLLYARFWHQVLFDRGYVTCPEPFQKLVNQGMILGDVELTGFQKADGSWISAKDVEESDESDTKWAIKNSGEPATPIKLESEQVEKAGEDFVLVGEPEIFVNSRAHKMSKSRGNVVNPDFVVDEYGADSLRMYEMFMGPLEATKPWSMSGVDGVCRFLGRVWRLIIDERAEELQLNEGVTDADPSEEQLRILHKTIKAVSADIEKLSFNTAISRMMEFVNAMGQQKTRSRSVLSDFLLLLSPFAPHIAEELWSILGHTESLAYADWPQYDEALLQESVVEVPVQVNGKLRSKISVAADADQAAMQQAAEQDETIAKYLEGKTIVKAVVIPGRLINFVVK is encoded by the coding sequence ATGCCTCGCTATGACGCCAAGCGGATTGAAACCAAATGGCAAGCCTATTGGGACCAGCACGAAACCTTCAAAACGGGAGACTTTGTTGAAGGGAAAGACAAGCTGTATGTTCTCGATATGTTTCCCTATCCGTCGGGCGATGGCTTGCACGTGGGGCATCCGGAAGGTTACACCGCCACCGATATCGTCTGTCGTCATGCCCGCATGCAGGGGAAGCAGGTCTTGCACCCCATGGGCTGGGACGCCTTCGGCTTGCCCGCGGAACAGCATGCGATCAAAACCGGTACCCCGCCGCGGATTACGACGCAGAAAAACATCGACACCTTCCGCCGCCAGTTGAAGATGCTCGGCTTCAGTTACGACTGGAGTCGTGAATTCTCCACGACCGATCCCGATTACTTCCGCTGGACGCAGTGGATTTTCCTCCAGTTGTTCGATTCCTGGTTCGACAACGAATGCAAGTGGACCGGACCGGACGGAAAAGAACGCACGGGGCGGGCCCGTCCGATCAGCGAATTGCCGATTCCTGAAAAAGTGCAGGCCGCGGGCGAAGAAGCGGTCCGCCGCTACCAGGATCGTCAGCGCCTCGCTTACCAGCATGAAGCGCCGGTCAACTGGTGCCCGAAATTGGGAACCGTGTTGGCGAATGAAGAGATCATCGACGGCAAGAGCGAGCGGGGCGGCCATCCGGTCGAGCGGGTTCCCTTGCGGCAGTGGATGTTGCGAATCACCAAGTATGGCGATCGTCTCGTGGACGGGCTCGAAGGTCTCGACTGGTCCGATTCGATCAAGTCGCTCCAGACCAACTGGATTGGCCGCAGTGAAGGGGCCGAGGTCGATTTCTTTATCGGCTCGGGCGACCCGGAAGCAGACGTCTATGCGGAATTTGACAACTGGAAAGCGAAGCGTCGCTCAGCAGGCTTTCCGGAAGACCAGGAAGCCGACGTGTTGCGGGTTTACACAACCCGCCCGGATACGTTGTACGGGGCTACCTACATGGTGTTGGCGCCCGAGCATCCGTTCGTGGATCGTTTGACCTCAGCCGATCAGAAGGCAGCCGTCGACACCTATCGCAAACAGGCGGCCCTCAAGAGTGATCTCGACCGGACCGATCTCGCCAAGGAGAAGACGGGCGTCTTTACCGGCAGCTATGCGGTCAACCCGGTGAATGGAACGCGGGTTCCGGTCTGGATTGCGGACTACGTCTTGAGTAGCTACGGCACCGGTGCGATCATGGCGGTTCCTGCGCACGACTTGCGCGACTGGGAATTCGCGGTGGAATTTGATTTGCAGATCATCGCGGTGGTCGAACCGCCCGCGGATTATACTCCCTCCAAAGACGAACAGGCGCTCGAAGCCGAAATCGACGGCCAGAAACGCACGCCGTTCTCCGGGTTCGGGACGGCGATCAACTCAGGGGCCTTTGACGGCACGCCGACGGCTGACTTCAAGAAACAGATTACCGCGGACCTCGTCAGTCAGGGCGTGGGCAAAGGGGCCGTTAATTACCGGTTGCGGGACTGGCTCTTCAGTCGTCAGCACTTCTGGGGCGAGCCGTTCCCGATCTGGCATGAGCTCGATGCGGACGGCAACATCACCGGATTGATGCGGGCCGAGGCGGCGGAGAATTTGCCCGTCGAACTTCCCGAGTTGAAGGAATTCAAGCCGACGGGCACTCCGGAGCCGCCGTTGTCTGTCGCCCCTGAAGAGTGGTTGTACAAAACCGACGCGGACGGCACGCGCCTGATGCGGGAAGTCAACAGCATGCCGCAATGGGCGGGCTCCTGCTGGTACTATTTGCGGTATGCCGATCCGAAAAACGGAGAGCGGTTTATCGATCCCGAGATTGAAAAACAGTGGTTGCCCGTCGATCTCTACATCGGCGGTGGCGAGCACGCGGTGTTGCACTTGCTCTATGCCCGTTTCTGGCATCAGGTGTTGTTCGACCGCGGTTATGTGACCTGCCCCGAACCGTTCCAGAAGCTCGTGAACCAGGGGATGATTCTCGGCGATGTCGAGTTGACCGGCTTCCAGAAAGCCGACGGCTCCTGGATCTCCGCGAAAGACGTAGAAGAATCGGATGAGTCCGACACGAAATGGGCCATTAAGAACTCAGGTGAGCCAGCCACGCCGATCAAACTCGAATCAGAGCAGGTAGAGAAAGCGGGCGAAGATTTCGTGCTCGTGGGTGAACCGGAGATCTTCGTCAACAGCCGCGCGCATAAGATGTCGAAGTCGCGAGGTAACGTGGTCAATCCCGACTTTGTGGTGGACGAGTACGGTGCCGATTCCTTGCGGATGTACGAAATGTTTATGGGGCCACTCGAAGCGACCAAGCCCTGGAGCATGAGCGGCGTGGACGGCGTCTGTCGATTCCTCGGTCGCGTCTGGCGGTTGATCATCGACGAACGTGCCGAAGAGTTGCAGTTGAACGAGGGCGTGACCGACGCAGATCCTTCCGAAGAACAGTTGCGGATTCTGCACAAGACCATCAAAGCCGTGTCCGCAGATATCGAGAAGCTCTCGTTCAATACGGCCATCAGCCGCATGATGGAATTCGTGAACGCGATGGGACAGCAGAAGACGCGTTCGCGTTCGGTGCTCTCTGATTTCCTCCTGTTGCTCTCCCCGTTCGCACCGCACATCGCCGAGGAACTCTGGAGCATCCTCGGTCATACCGAGTCGCTGGCTTACGCCGACTGGCCGCAGTATGACGAAGCGTTGCTGCAGGAATCGGTGGTCGAAGTGCCGGTGCAGGTGAATGGAAAATTGCGATCCAAGATCTCGGTAGCCGCCGATGCCGACCAGGCAGCGATGCAGCAGGCCGCGGAGCAGGACGAGACCATCGCCAAATACCTGGAAGGCAAGACGATCGTCAAAGCGGTCGTCATTCCGGGCCGGTTGATCAACTTCGTGGTGAAGTAA
- a CDS encoding RsmE family RNA methyltransferase has product MTHRFFYEGSLDDALLQLDGSEAHHLLHVLRMKVGDEVLLFNGTGIEAEGQIEKTGRKTVDIKVVRRHEIEAETQVPLILATAVPKGDRFRWLVEKAAELGVTRLVPLTTERSSVDPGENRLKKLQQTIVSAAKQSGQIRLMELAPLQALSDFLKEIDPAEQQLLIADPQGVAWTERNLSGPEASAAGVVILIGPEGGFSAEEVQAAEDAGAQAVQINAGILRIETAALLMAGLVRLP; this is encoded by the coding sequence ATGACGCACCGTTTTTTTTATGAAGGTTCTTTGGACGACGCGCTCCTCCAGCTGGACGGGAGCGAGGCCCATCATCTGCTGCACGTTTTACGGATGAAGGTGGGGGATGAGGTCCTGCTGTTTAACGGTACCGGAATCGAAGCCGAGGGGCAGATTGAGAAAACAGGTCGGAAAACGGTCGATATCAAGGTGGTGCGTCGTCACGAAATCGAGGCTGAGACACAGGTTCCCCTGATTCTGGCGACCGCGGTTCCCAAGGGAGACCGCTTTCGCTGGCTGGTCGAAAAAGCAGCCGAGCTGGGCGTCACCAGGCTCGTGCCCCTGACCACGGAACGAAGCAGCGTCGACCCGGGTGAGAACCGATTGAAAAAATTACAACAGACGATCGTGTCTGCCGCGAAACAGTCGGGCCAGATTCGACTGATGGAGCTGGCCCCGTTACAGGCGTTGAGCGACTTCCTCAAGGAGATCGACCCGGCAGAGCAGCAACTGCTGATCGCCGATCCGCAGGGAGTCGCGTGGACGGAACGGAATCTGTCTGGACCGGAAGCGTCCGCAGCCGGTGTTGTGATTCTGATCGGACCCGAAGGGGGCTTTTCTGCTGAAGAAGTTCAGGCAGCGGAGGACGCTGGGGCACAGGCGGTTCAAATCAACGCGGGCATCCTGCGGATCGAGACGGCGGCACTCCTGATGGCGGGCCTGGTTCGCTTGCCTTAG